The DNA sequence ATTGAAACCGGTAGATGTTAAAACATTACCGCACCCAGGCTTCCCGACAGATATGCAGTCGCAAATCATGGCATTGCTTCTTACTGCAGAAGGCCATAAAGTGATTACTGAAACAGTATTTGAAAACCGCTTTATGCACGTAGCAGAATTCAAACGTATGAATGCACAAATTACAGTAGAAGGCCGCAATGCTAAAATTACAGGCAAAAGTCATTTACAAGGCGCGCAAGTTAAAGCAACAGATTTACGTGCTGGCGCAGCATTAATTTTAGCCGGACTTGTGGCAGAAGGTATTACTGAAGTTTCAGAATTAAAACACTTAGATAGAGGCTACGTTAATTTTAACGGCAAACTTAAAGCATTAGGTGCTGATATCGAACGTGTAAGCAAATAATTAAGCAAGGGGAAGAATGATGATCAAGCAATGGACCAGTAAATTGATGCGTTTGCCTATGGGATATCATATTTTGATTGTGCTCATACTGTTAGTATGTATGTTCATCATCGGCATGTGTATCGGTTTTCTGCTCAATCATCAAAACCCGCTTAAATTATTCGATTACCAAACCTGGTATCATTTCAAGCAAATTTTTGGAGGTTAACATAATGGAAACAATTTTTGACTATAATCAAATCAAGGAAATCATCCCGCATCGCCAACCTTTTTTATTAATCGATAAAGTGGTGGAATATGAAGAAGGACAACGTTGCGTGGCTATCAAACAAGTTTCTGGGAACGAACCATTCTTCCAAGGCCACTTCCCTGAATATGCGGTAATGCCAGGTGTGTTGATTACTGAAGCATTAGCACAAACAGGTGCAGTTGCCATCTTGAACAGCGAACAAAACAAAGGCAAAATTGCTTTATTCGCAGGTATTGATAAATGCCGCTTTAAAAAACAAGTTGTGCCGGGTGATACATTGCAGCTTGAAGTTGAAATTACAAAAATGCGTGGACCTATCGGTAAAGGTACGGCAAAAGCTACAGTAGATGGTCAACTAGCATGCAGTTGTGAATTAACTTTCGCAATTCAAGACGTATAAAAATCAAAATAAACGCTCCCTTTATTACAAACTTTCAGAGTTTTTGCAGTAAAGGGAGCATTTTTAGTTTTGAATCACTTTTATCTTTTCTCATCTTTTAGACGCGGCTTAGATTGCATCATTCGATTGAAGGTAGTTTTCAGTTCTTCTCCTGAAAATCCCTCGTCGACAAGTTGTGCTAATAAGTTTTCAGCATAGACTTGTCTTAATGTATAGACGTGGCAATCAAAAATTATAGACATACGTTCATTATCATATAATGATATGTTTTTGATAGTCGCATCAAATAATGCAGGATCATTCGATGGACGTGTAATAACTACACGGATATCTAATAATGTTTCATCATCCATATATTCTTTCATAATGTCATAATGATTGCTGGAGATTACAATTTCCAACAACCAGCCAGTGCCGCTTTGTTCTTTATTGATTATAACGCCATCATATAATTCATATTCTATTACGCCACCATTTTCAGTGACAATTTGGAATCTGACTGCTTTAAATGTTTTCAATTGAAGTCACTCCAATCTTTTTAAAATTCTGCGAATTCGTTTATTCTTCCTCTAGTATAGCGTAAATTGTGAAAATATTTGAGAGATACCTTAAAAAATGAGGATAAACAGTATATATTTTTTCATTATTTTCGTTTTGACGGTAAGCCCGAATCTGAATAAGATATTAACAAGGAGGTGAAGAAATGATCAATAAGATAGTAATTGTAGGAAGATTAACCAAGCAGCCTTAGATTATCGCAAAGGAGGAATCAGACATTGTATACTTCAACGTTGCTACTGAAAGAAATTATAACTATCAAGGTAAAAATCAACAATCTGTAGACTACATTAATTGTAAAGCATTTGGCAAAACTGCCCGAAATATTGCCAGCTATACAACTAAAGGTACGCTTGTAGGAATTACCGGCTACATGCATTCCTACAAATATGAGAAAGACCAGCAAACGCATTTCGGTATGGAGCTGGTTGTGGAAACAATCAAATTTATCTCTACGCCGAATGATGCCGCTCACAATCATTCAATCATGGAAGAGAATGAAGCAAGCCCGTGCTTTAATTCAATCCATGCTTAAATGAACAGCCATTCTTATTAAATCCAAAAAGTTAACTGCCAAATTCCCTAATCTTAAATTGCAACAAAATTTTTTAGCATGATATTGCCAAATCATATCCTGTTCAAACTATCATGCTGTCCTCTCATTAAAAACATTCATTATGATGTTAGAACTATCCTTCTTTCTATTATAGGAAGTTTCCTATAACTCATCCCAAAACTCTATTTAATAAATTCTATTAAGTCCAACAGCATAGCTTTGCATAAAAGATGCTTGGATTTGCTCCACTTCAAATTTTGTACTTTCAACTTAATCCATATCAACTCTTTAAAATTAATACTCACAATGGCCCTGTATAATTCACTTTATGCAGGGCTCTTTTACATAATTCAAGGTATTATCTTAAAATATACACCAAAAACCCAGTATTTTTACGTAATATTTATGTCATTTAAGAGTAATATAGGCGTTCAATTGTCTGAAAGATTACATGTATATTACATAGTAAATTGATGAAAAACGAAAGAGAATGCGATATGACAGGTCATTTGAGAGATAGTGAGATATCTAACTAATTTATTTTAATGTAATTTACACGTAAAAATAATCCTGTTTTTTTTATTTGTCTGTAACCTACACCCTGATTTCAGATGTTATAGTTGTAATTGCAAATTGATGATATTAATCACACGAAAAAAACACTTACCTTATAGGAGGATTTTTAGAAATGAAAAAATTATTAGTAGCTTCATCAGCAACAGCAGCATTTTTCGCAGTAGGAGTAGGAGCAAACGCTCAAGCATCTGAACAAGGAAATGCAGATCAAGCACAATTAGCAGAAACAGCTTTAAACAATCCTGAACAATTAAATGAAAGCCCTGTACAAGAAGGCGCTTATAATATTAGCTTTGAATATAACGGTTTAGACTTCAACTTCAACTCAGACGGTACTT is a window from the Staphylococcus sp. IVB6181 genome containing:
- a CDS encoding DNA-directed RNA polymerase subunit beta; amino-acid sequence: MIKQWTSKLMRLPMGYHILIVLILLVCMFIIGMCIGFLLNHQNPLKLFDYQTWYHFKQIFGG
- the fabZ gene encoding 3-hydroxyacyl-ACP dehydratase FabZ, which encodes METIFDYNQIKEIIPHRQPFLLIDKVVEYEEGQRCVAIKQVSGNEPFFQGHFPEYAVMPGVLITEALAQTGAVAILNSEQNKGKIALFAGIDKCRFKKQVVPGDTLQLEVEITKMRGPIGKGTAKATVDGQLACSCELTFAIQDV
- a CDS encoding YwpF family protein encodes the protein MKTFKAVRFQIVTENGGVIEYELYDGVIINKEQSGTGWLLEIVISSNHYDIMKEYMDDETLLDIRVVITRPSNDPALFDATIKNISLYDNERMSIIFDCHVYTLRQVYAENLLAQLVDEGFSGEELKTTFNRMMQSKPRLKDEKR
- a CDS encoding single-stranded DNA-binding protein → MIAKEESDIVYFNVATERNYNYQGKNQQSVDYINCKAFGKTARNIASYTTKGTLVGITGYMHSYKYEKDQQTHFGMELVVETIKFISTPNDAAHNHSIMEENEASPCFNSIHA